A part of Neodiprion pinetum isolate iyNeoPine1 chromosome 4, iyNeoPine1.2, whole genome shotgun sequence genomic DNA contains:
- the LOC124217139 gene encoding replication factor C subunit 4, with product MHGFLKRGKLGPGDRKPTSSSSSKDKRKGPSPPWVEKYRPKTVEDVVEQGEVVKVLQQCLVGGDFPNLLFYGPPGTGKTSTILAAARQLFGDMYKDRILELNASDERGIQVIRDKVKTFAQLTASGTRPDGKPCPPYKIIILDEADSMTNAAQAALRRTMERESRSTRFCLICNYVSRIIEPLTSRCTKFRFKPLGQEKIIERLELICNMENLKADKAVLMKVVDASGGDMRRAITCLQSVSRLKGKGAEFAIDDVLEVTGVIPDKWLDEMIEMCQSKDYNKVEMFIDNYMMEAYAVSQVIEQLNDKIVYSTELSDKQKAIIGEKLAECSYRLLEGGSEYMQLIDLCCGIMKAYEVD from the exons ATGCATGGTTTTTTGAAAAGAGGTAAACTCGGCCCCGGTGACAGAAAGCCTACTTCAAGTTCGAGTTCGAAGGATAAGCGTAAAGGACCTTCACCACCATGGGTTGAAAAATA TAGACCCAAAACTGTAGAGGATGTTGTTGAACAAGGCGAAGTAGTCAAGGTCTTACAACAATGTCTAGTTGGTGGCGATTTCCCCAATCTGTTGTTTTATGGCCCACCAGGGACGGGAAAGACCAGCACAATATTAGCTGCTGCAAGACAATTATTTGGGGACATGTACAAAGATAGGATATTAGAATTAAATGCCTCTGATGAACGTGGCATCCAAGTAATCAGAGACAAAGTTAAAACTTTCGCACAGTTGACAGCCAGTGGCACAAGacccga TGGTAAACCATGCCCTCCATATAAGATAATAATTCTTGATGAAGCAGATAGCATGACTAATGCTGCACAAGCAGCGTTACGACGCACTATGGAACGTGAATCTCGCAGCACACGATTTTGCCTAATATGTAACTACGTCTCTCGGATCATAGAGCCGTTAACATCTCGGTGCACGAAATTCAGATTTAAGCCATTGGGTCAAGAGAAAATCATTGAGCGCCTAGAACTAATTTGCaatatggaaaatttgaaagcagATAAAGCTGTATTGATGAAGGTAGTCGATGCTTCTGGTGGAGATATGAGACGAGCTATAACATGCTTACAATCTGTATCAAGACTAAAGGGCAAAGGTGCTGAATTTGCAATAGATGATGTACTGGAAGTTACCGGG GTGATTCCCGATAAATGGTTGGATGAAATGATTGAAATGTGCCAGTCAAAGGATTACAACAAAGTGGAAATGTTCATCGACAATTACATGATGGAAGCTTATGCAGTATCACAG GTTATTGAACAATTGAATGACAAAATTGTTTATTCCACCGAACTCTCTGACAAACAGAAGGCGATAATTGGAGAAAAACTTGCG GAATGCAGTTATCGATTGTTGGAAGGCGGAAGCGAATATATGCAGTTAATTGATCTTTGCTGCGGTATCATGAAAGCCTATGAAGTTGATTAA
- the LOC124217141 gene encoding ribonuclease H2 subunit B isoform X4, whose amino-acid sequence MPRVKASPKKCVKTSNTHPAANTWVFLMKGDGLENTDGSSPDVVKLRHPASNQPAMFVFSPGDTTVQEVLTFDENKRSWFIDDNVKSDGKMHLSTPIDPIFLVLPYLRKSQQVMPLDQILRDEDYPGTSRLARCQNLKLSLIADRKGDEELQAFKFNEDKAMVWLQKKVGRVAEILRQKGVHVSQGAVSATYVKSNKHESGTEVEYLKYAHGIVSEYLAEDLSKKLAQHLSLPDDPENKKRKSNSPKESSDDKKAKKDTPESESIPRNGALDLTKPEKISQN is encoded by the exons ATGCCGCGTGTCAAAGCCTCGCCGAAAAAATGCGTCAAAACGTCCAATACGCACCCGGCAGCCAACACTTGGGTGTTCCTTATGaaag gTGATGGCTTAGAGAATACCGACGGTAGTTCTCCGGATGTAGTTAAACTCAGACACCCAGCCTCCAACCAACCGGCTATGTTTGTATTCAGCCCAGGTGATACCACCGTTCAAGAAGTTTTAACCTTTGACGAGAATAAAAGATCATGGTTCATAGACGACAATGTCAAGTCAGATGGAAAGATGCATTTGTCGACGCCAATTGATCCAATATTCTTGGTTTTACCATATCTAAGGAAG tcACAACAAGTAATGCCTCTTGACCAAATTCTTCGTGATGAAGATTACCCAGGAACATCCCGCCTTGCACGATGTCAAAATCTAAAACTATCTTTGATCGCAGATCGTAAGGGGGACGAGGAACTGCAAGCTTTCAAGTTTAACGAAGACAAAGCAATGGTCTGGCTTCAAAAAAAAGTTGGGCGAGTCGCAGAAATACTTAGGCAGAAAGGTGTACACGTATCCCAAGGAGCTGTTAGTGCTACCTATGTTAAAAGCAACAAACACGAATCTGGCACAGAAGTTG AATATCTTAAGTATGCACATGGCATCGTTTCGGAATACCTTGCTGAAGACTTGTCTAAAAAACTAGCCCAACACTTAAGTCTGCCCGATGatccagaaaataaaaaacgaaagtcAAACAGTCCAAAGGAAAGTAGCGACGATAAGAAAGCTAAAAAAGACACACCAGAGTCAGAGTCTATCCCAAGAAATGGAGCACTAGACTTAACAAAACCTGAAAAG ATCTCACAGAAttag
- the LOC124217141 gene encoding ribonuclease H2 subunit B isoform X1 — translation MPRVKASPKKCVKTSNTHPAANTWVFLMKGDGLENTDGSSPDVVKLRHPASNQPAMFVFSPGDTTVQEVLTFDENKRSWFIDDNVKSDGKMHLSTPIDPIFLVLPYLRKSQQVMPLDQILRDEDYPGTSRLARCQNLKLSLIADRKGDEELQAFKFNEDKAMVWLQKKVGRVAEILRQKGVHVSQGAVSATYVKSNKHESGTEVEYLKYAHGIVSEYLAEDLSKKLAQHLSLPDDPENKKRKSNSPKESSDDKKAKKDTPESESIPRNGALDLTKPEKRNLFSIKRKLKPIQPIQNYNDVTSPVLSPKNL, via the exons ATGCCGCGTGTCAAAGCCTCGCCGAAAAAATGCGTCAAAACGTCCAATACGCACCCGGCAGCCAACACTTGGGTGTTCCTTATGaaag gTGATGGCTTAGAGAATACCGACGGTAGTTCTCCGGATGTAGTTAAACTCAGACACCCAGCCTCCAACCAACCGGCTATGTTTGTATTCAGCCCAGGTGATACCACCGTTCAAGAAGTTTTAACCTTTGACGAGAATAAAAGATCATGGTTCATAGACGACAATGTCAAGTCAGATGGAAAGATGCATTTGTCGACGCCAATTGATCCAATATTCTTGGTTTTACCATATCTAAGGAAG tcACAACAAGTAATGCCTCTTGACCAAATTCTTCGTGATGAAGATTACCCAGGAACATCCCGCCTTGCACGATGTCAAAATCTAAAACTATCTTTGATCGCAGATCGTAAGGGGGACGAGGAACTGCAAGCTTTCAAGTTTAACGAAGACAAAGCAATGGTCTGGCTTCAAAAAAAAGTTGGGCGAGTCGCAGAAATACTTAGGCAGAAAGGTGTACACGTATCCCAAGGAGCTGTTAGTGCTACCTATGTTAAAAGCAACAAACACGAATCTGGCACAGAAGTTG AATATCTTAAGTATGCACATGGCATCGTTTCGGAATACCTTGCTGAAGACTTGTCTAAAAAACTAGCCCAACACTTAAGTCTGCCCGATGatccagaaaataaaaaacgaaagtcAAACAGTCCAAAGGAAAGTAGCGACGATAAGAAAGCTAAAAAAGACACACCAGAGTCAGAGTCTATCCCAAGAAATGGAGCACTAGACTTAACAAAACCTGAAAAG AGAAACCTTTTTTCCATTAAACGAAAATTGAAGCCAATACAACCAATTCAAAACTACAACGATGTGACGTCACCCGTGCTAAg cCCCAAAAACCTCTGA
- the LOC124217141 gene encoding ribonuclease H2 subunit B isoform X3, with the protein MPRVKASPKKCVKTSNTHPAANTWVFLMKGDGLENTDGSSPDVVKLRHPASNQPAMFVFSPGDTTVQEVLTFDENKRSWFIDDNVKSDGKMHLSTPIDPIFLVLPYLRKSQQVMPLDQILRDEDYPGTSRLARCQNLKLSLIADRKGDEELQAFKFNEDKAMVWLQKKVGRVAEILRQKGVHVSQGAVSATYVKSNKHESGTEVEYLKYAHGIVSEYLAEDLSKKLAQHLSLPDDPENKKRKSNSPKESSDDKKAKKDTPESESIPRNGALDLTKPEKPIQPIQNYNDVTSPVLSPKNL; encoded by the exons ATGCCGCGTGTCAAAGCCTCGCCGAAAAAATGCGTCAAAACGTCCAATACGCACCCGGCAGCCAACACTTGGGTGTTCCTTATGaaag gTGATGGCTTAGAGAATACCGACGGTAGTTCTCCGGATGTAGTTAAACTCAGACACCCAGCCTCCAACCAACCGGCTATGTTTGTATTCAGCCCAGGTGATACCACCGTTCAAGAAGTTTTAACCTTTGACGAGAATAAAAGATCATGGTTCATAGACGACAATGTCAAGTCAGATGGAAAGATGCATTTGTCGACGCCAATTGATCCAATATTCTTGGTTTTACCATATCTAAGGAAG tcACAACAAGTAATGCCTCTTGACCAAATTCTTCGTGATGAAGATTACCCAGGAACATCCCGCCTTGCACGATGTCAAAATCTAAAACTATCTTTGATCGCAGATCGTAAGGGGGACGAGGAACTGCAAGCTTTCAAGTTTAACGAAGACAAAGCAATGGTCTGGCTTCAAAAAAAAGTTGGGCGAGTCGCAGAAATACTTAGGCAGAAAGGTGTACACGTATCCCAAGGAGCTGTTAGTGCTACCTATGTTAAAAGCAACAAACACGAATCTGGCACAGAAGTTG AATATCTTAAGTATGCACATGGCATCGTTTCGGAATACCTTGCTGAAGACTTGTCTAAAAAACTAGCCCAACACTTAAGTCTGCCCGATGatccagaaaataaaaaacgaaagtcAAACAGTCCAAAGGAAAGTAGCGACGATAAGAAAGCTAAAAAAGACACACCAGAGTCAGAGTCTATCCCAAGAAATGGAGCACTAGACTTAACAAAACCTGAAAAG CCAATACAACCAATTCAAAACTACAACGATGTGACGTCACCCGTGCTAAg cCCCAAAAACCTCTGA
- the LOC124217141 gene encoding ribonuclease H2 subunit B isoform X2, producing the protein MPRVKASPKKCVKTSNTHPAANTWVFLMKGDGLENTDGSSPDVVKLRHPASNQPAMFVFSPGDTTVQEVLTFDENKRSWFIDDNVKSDGKMHLSTPIDPIFLVLPYLRKSQQVMPLDQILRDEDYPGTSRLARCQNLKLSLIADRKGDEELQAFKFNEDKAMVWLQKKVGRVAEILRQKGVHVSQGAVSATYVKSNKHESGTEVEYLKYAHGIVSEYLAEDLSKKLAQHLSLPDDPENKKRKSNSPKESSDDKKAKKDTPESESIPRNGALDLTKPEKPQKPLTISKKEMSRQKAAAGSKNISSFFKKK; encoded by the exons ATGCCGCGTGTCAAAGCCTCGCCGAAAAAATGCGTCAAAACGTCCAATACGCACCCGGCAGCCAACACTTGGGTGTTCCTTATGaaag gTGATGGCTTAGAGAATACCGACGGTAGTTCTCCGGATGTAGTTAAACTCAGACACCCAGCCTCCAACCAACCGGCTATGTTTGTATTCAGCCCAGGTGATACCACCGTTCAAGAAGTTTTAACCTTTGACGAGAATAAAAGATCATGGTTCATAGACGACAATGTCAAGTCAGATGGAAAGATGCATTTGTCGACGCCAATTGATCCAATATTCTTGGTTTTACCATATCTAAGGAAG tcACAACAAGTAATGCCTCTTGACCAAATTCTTCGTGATGAAGATTACCCAGGAACATCCCGCCTTGCACGATGTCAAAATCTAAAACTATCTTTGATCGCAGATCGTAAGGGGGACGAGGAACTGCAAGCTTTCAAGTTTAACGAAGACAAAGCAATGGTCTGGCTTCAAAAAAAAGTTGGGCGAGTCGCAGAAATACTTAGGCAGAAAGGTGTACACGTATCCCAAGGAGCTGTTAGTGCTACCTATGTTAAAAGCAACAAACACGAATCTGGCACAGAAGTTG AATATCTTAAGTATGCACATGGCATCGTTTCGGAATACCTTGCTGAAGACTTGTCTAAAAAACTAGCCCAACACTTAAGTCTGCCCGATGatccagaaaataaaaaacgaaagtcAAACAGTCCAAAGGAAAGTAGCGACGATAAGAAAGCTAAAAAAGACACACCAGAGTCAGAGTCTATCCCAAGAAATGGAGCACTAGACTTAACAAAACCTGAAAAG cCCCAAAAACCTCTGACCATTTCGAAGAAAGAGATGTCCAGACAGAAGGCAGCAGCTGGTTCAAAGAATATTTCGAGTTTTTTTAAGAAGAAATGA